Proteins from a single region of Paramormyrops kingsleyae isolate MSU_618 chromosome 9, PKINGS_0.4, whole genome shotgun sequence:
- the selenbp1 gene encoding methanethiol oxidase, which produces MAKCEGCGPGYRSPLEAMKGPREEIVYVPCIYRSTGIEKPDYLATVDVDPKSANYCKVIHRLPMPNLKDELHHSGWNACSSCFDDPSKTRSRLILPALISSRVYVVDVGNDPRAPRLHKIVEPTELFWKCGLANPHTSHCLGSGQVMISAMGDPSGNGKGGFVLLDGETFEVTGNWELPGEAAPFGYDFWYQPRHNVMMSTEWGAPKVLANGFNPADVGAGHYGRHIHVWDWTTHKHLQSLDLGEEGSIPLEIRFLHDPAAPEGFVGCALSGAIFRFYKTGNSDWAAEKVISIPSKKVEGWVLPQMPSLITDILISLDDRFLYLSNWLHGDIRQYDITDTRHPRLAGQVFLGGSILNDGSIKVVEDQELESQPAPCVIKGKRVPGSPQMLQLSLDGKRLYVTTSLFSSWDKQFYPDLIKEGSVMMQVDVDTVSGGLTVNRSFLVDFGKEPDGPALAHEVRYPGGDCTSDIWL; this is translated from the exons ATGG CCAAGTGTGAAGGATGTGGACCTGGCTACAGAAGCCCTCTGGAGGCCATGAAAG GGCCACGTGAGGAGATTGTCTATGTGCCCTGCATATACCGCAGCACTGGCATCGAGAAGCCAGATTATCTGGCAACGGTGGATGTTGATCCGAAGTCTGCAAACTACTGCAAG GTCATTCACCGGCTGCCCATGCCGAACCTGAAGGATGAACTGCATCACTCGGGGTGGAACGCATGCAGCAGCTGCTTCGATGACCCCTCAAAGACACGCAGCCGACTCATCCTGCCTGCTCTGATCTCCTCTCGGGTCTATGTGGTGGATGTGGGCAACGACCCCCGTGCTCCACGTCTCCATAAG ATTGTGGAACCCACAGAGCTCTTCTGGAAATGCGGGCTGGCGAATCCACACACCAGTCACTGTCTTGGTAGCGGGCAGGTCATGATTAGTGCCATGGGGGATCCTTCTGGTAATGGGAAAG GCGGCTTTGTCCTGTTGGACGGCGAGACATTTGAGGTGACGGGAAACTGGGAGCTGCCAGGAGAGGCTGCCCCGTTTGGCTATGATTTCTGGTACCAGCCTCGACACAACGTCATGATGAGCACGGAGTGGGGGGCTCCCAAGGTTCTGGCCAACGGCTTTAACCCTGCAGATGTGGGAGCAG GTCACTATGGAAGGCACATCCATGTGTGGGACTGGACCACACACAAGCACCTGCAGTCTCTGGacctgggggaggaggggtCCATCCCCCTGGAGATCCGCTTCCTGCACGATCCGGCTGCCCCGGAGGGTTTCGTGGGCTGCGCGCTCAGCGGCGCCATCTTCCGCTTCTACAAAACCGGG AACAGTGACTGGGCTGCAGAGAAAGTCATCAGCATTCCCAGTAAGAAGGTGGAGGGATGGGTTCTTCCACAGATGCCCA GTCTCATCACGGATATTCTGATCTCGCTGGATGACCGTTTCCTCTACCTGAGCAACTGGCTGCATGGAGACATCCGCCAATATGACATCACCGACACCAGGCATCCACGCTTGGCTGGCCAA GTCTTTCTGGGAGGCAGCATCTTAAATGATGGCTCCATCAAGGTGGTGGAGGACCAGGAGCTAGAGAGCCAGCCAGCCCCTTGCGTCATAAAG GGGAAGAGAGTTCCTGGAAGCCCGCAGATGCTGCAGCTGAGCCTGGATGGGAAGAGACTGTATGTCACTACCTCACTCTTCAGCAGCTGGGACAAGCAGTTTTACCCTGACCTCATCAA GGAGGGTTCGGTGATGATGCAGGTCGACGTGGACACTGTGAGCGGTGGACTCACCGTCAATCGGTCCTTCCTGGTTGATTTTGGAAAAGAACCAGATGGGCCGGCGCTGGCCCACGAAGTGCGATACCCTGGTGGGGACTGCACCTCCGACATCTGGTTATAA